A stretch of the Gossypium hirsutum isolate 1008001.06 chromosome D07, Gossypium_hirsutum_v2.1, whole genome shotgun sequence genome encodes the following:
- the LOC107956211 gene encoding RING-H2 finger protein ATL39, whose translation MAVPPAAAEIDVKTPLNLVGILSVVASFPMTVFIIYIIRTCYEKARRQLRHPTQDIEAGRQSMRQPAGTVVIYKKNNIISTQETTAKEEESGSKDCAICLEELKEGDRCRMLSKCRHVYHLSCIDRWLLKHSHCPLCRASIYAS comes from the coding sequence ATGGCAGTGCCACCAGCAGCGGCTGAGATTGACGTTAAAACACCACTTAATCTGGTCGGAATTCTAAGTGTTGTCGCTTCTTTCCCCATGACAGTATTTATAATTTACATCATAAGGACTTGTTATGAAAAAGCCAGGAGACAGCTCCGACATCCGACTCAAGACATTGAGGCCGGCCGTCAATCCATGCGGCAACCGGCAGGGACCGTTGTAATATACAAGAAGAACAATATCATTAGCACGCAAGAAACAACAGCCAAAGAAGAAGAGAGTGGAAGCAAGGATTGTGCAATATGCCTGGAAGAACTGAAAGAAGGGGATCGTTGCAGGATGTTAAGCAAATGCCGACATGTTTACCATCTTTCTTGCATCGATCGATGGTTGCTTAAGCACTCCCATTGCCCGCTTTGTCGTGCTTCTATCTACGCTTCCTGA
- the LOC107954861 gene encoding OVARIAN TUMOR DOMAIN-containing deubiquitinating enzyme 11 encodes MSEGQHNNASASSSSSLNSSFQDTEDDQAIASILAEEENLHYNAKLGKRLSHLDSIPHTPRVNGEIPDVNDATLDHERLSERLATYGLAELQMEGDGNCQFRALADQLFRNPDYHKHVRRQIVKQLKHSKKLYEGYVPMKYKGYLKKMKKSGEWGDHVTLQAAADRFGAKICLVTSFRDTCYIEIMPKQASPTREIWLSFWSEVHYNSLYASGDVPTRAPRRKHWLF; translated from the exons ATGAGTGAAGGGCAGCACAATAATGCAAGTGCAAGCTCCAGCTCGAGTTTGAATAGCAGTTTCCAAGATACAGAGGATGACCAAGCCATAGCAAGCATCTTAGCAGAAGAGGAAAACTTGCACTACAATGCCAAGCTTGGAAAACGACTCTCTCATCTGGATTCCATTCCG CACACTCCTCGTGTCAATGGGGAAATACCTGATGTGAATGATGCAACCTTAGATCATGAGCGACTGTCTGAAAG GTTGGCTACTTATGGTTTAGCTGAATTGCAAATGGAGGGCGATGGAAATTGCCAG ttTCGAGCATTAGCAGATCAGCTGTTCCGGAATCCGGACTACCACAAACATGTTAGGAGGCAGATTGTCAAGCAG CTAAAGCATTCCAAAAAGTTGTATGAAGGCTATGTTCCAATGAAGTACAAAGGCTAcctgaagaagatgaaaaa ATCCGGGGAATGGGGAGATCATGTCACTTTACAAGCAGCTGCTGACCGA TTCGGAGCCAAAATTTGTCTGGTCACCTCTTTTCGTGACACTTGCTACATCGAGATCATGCCCAAACAAGCAAGTCCTACTAGAG AAATTTGGCTGAGCTTCTGGAGTGAAGTACATTACAATTCATTGTATGCAAGTGGAG ATGTTCCTACCAGAGCACCAAGAAGAAAGCATTGGCTTTTTTAG
- the LOC107954859 gene encoding protein PAT1 homolog 1 isoform X1: protein MERSDGKLPINFFQTSSDNAHFDASRYEFFGQNAMEEVELGGLEDGEVEAPVFASIEDDEYHLFDRGDVGSLGSLSDMDDLASTFAKLNRVVTGPRHPGVIGDRSGSFSRESSSATDWAVDGEHLNWMDQHMFETEDSQESKRWSSQPQLTSARFTESKPLYRTSSYPQQLPEPHFSIEPIVEPKPSIFTSFPPPGSRCQQSSPGNLKVPVLTSGSPSPFSAASLSSLSNSSLHLAGLSHGLHFGGNLSQLTSPGPSFSSMSLNHWVNQSGLLHGERAGLLHLMLQQQIPRQNGLLFPQLMSPQQQRIHHSVQPSLAHFAALQSQVYKSHPSHKMMLGLADLREHRTKSSQRNRQSMRLSQQSSDAGSQKSESGLVQFRSKYMTGEEIESILKMQHAATHGNDPYVDDYYHQACVAKRSSGSRAKHHFYPSHPKESHSRTRNSGEQHLHHHVDALGKVPLSSIRRPRPLLEVDPPLGSGDGSDQKTERPLEQEPMLAARITIEDGLYLLLEIDDIDRLIQFSQPQDGGAQLKRRRQILLEGMAASLQLVDPLSKGGHAVSCAPKDDIVFLRLVSLAKGRKLITRLLQVLIPGSELMRIVCMTIFRYLRFLFGGLSADLEAAETTNDLAKTVSVCVNGMDLRALSACLVAVVCSSEQPPLRPLGSPAGDGASVIIKSVLERASQLLSHPSGNCSMPNYTLWRASFDEFFALLTKYCVSKYETIIQSIHNQPQPTTEVIGSEAIRREMPCELLRASLPHTNESQKKLLIDFSQRSVPMNGSNSPAGSTSRINSESVRV from the exons ATGGAGAGATCGGATGGCAAACTTCCTATCAACTTCTTTCAAACTTCCTCAG ATAATGCGCATTTTGATGCTTCCCGGTACGAATTTTTTGGTCAAAATGCCATGGAAGAAGTGGAGTTGGGAGGTTTGGAAGATGGTGAAGTGGAAGCTCCTGTTTTTGCATCCATTGAAGATGACGAATACCATTTGTTTGATAGAGGAGAT GTTGGAAGTTTAGGGTCACTATCTGACATGGATGATTTGGCTAGTACTTTTGCAAAG TTGAATAGGGTTGTCACAGGACCAAGACATCCAGGAGTTATTGGTGATAGATCCGGTTCTTTTTCAAGGGAAA GTTCATCTGCTACTGACTGGGCTGTAGATGGAGAGCATTTAAACTGGATGGATCAGCATATGTTCGAAACAGAAGATTCCCAAGAAAGCAAAAGATGGTCCTCACAGCCACAACTGACTTCTGCTCGTTTTACAGAATCAAAGCCATTGTATAGAACTTCGTCATATCCCCAGCAGCTGCCAGAGCCTCACTTCTCAATTGAACCAATTGTTGAGCCCAAACCATCAATCTTCACATCTTTCCCTCCTCCTGGTAGCAGATGCCAACAATCTTCACCTGGCAACCTAAAAGTTCCAGTTCTTACTAGTGGATCTCCATCACCCTTCTCTGCAGCAAGCCTCTCTTCATTGTCCAACTCCAGTCTTCATCTGGCTGGTCTATCTCATGGATTACATTTTGGTGGTAATTTGTCCCAGTTAACATCTCCTGGCCCATCTTTTAGTAGTATGTCGCTAAACCATTGGGTTAACCAGTCTGGTCTACTACATGGAGAACGTGCTGGTCTTTTGCATCTTATGTTGCAACAGCAAATACCTCGTCAAAATGGCCTATTGTTCCCACAGTTAATGTCACCTCAACAGCAGAGAATACACCATTCAGTTCAACCATCTTTGGCACATTTTGCTGCATTGCAATCTCAAGTGTATAAATCTCATCCTTCACATAAAATGATGCTTGGACTGGCTGATCTTAGGGAACATCGGACTAAATCATCACAAAGAAACAGGCAGAGCATGCGTTTGTCTCAGCAAAGTTCTGATGCTGGTAGCCAGAAAAGTGAGAGTGGGTTGGTTCAATTCAGATCCAAGTATATGACTGGTGAAGAGATAGAGAGTATTCTCAAGATGCAGCATGCCGCCACGCATGGTAACGATCCTTATGTAGATGATTATTACCACCAAGCTTGTGTTGCCAAAAGATCTTCTGGATCCAGGGCTAAACATCATTTTTACCCATCTCACCCAAAAGAATCACATTCTCGAACCCGTAACAGTGGAGAGCAGCATTTGCATCACCATGTTGATGCACTCGGGAAGGTCCCCCTCTCTTCCATTCGTAGACCCCGTCCTCTACTTGAAGTTGATCCTCCCTTGGGCTCAGGTGATGGTTCTGATCAGAAAACTGAGAGGCCTCTGGAGCAGGAACCTATGCTTGCAGCTAGAATCACCATTGAAGATGGTCTCTACCTTCTTCTTGAAATAGATGATATTGACCGGCTCATACAATTCAGTCAGCCCCAAGATGGTGGGGCTCAGCTCAAAAGGAGGCGGCAGATCCTGCTTGAAGGTATGGCAGCATCACTTCAGCTTGTTGATCCGCTTAGCAAAGGTGGGCATGCAGTTAGCTGTGCTCCCAAAGACGACATCGTGTTCCTAAGATTAGTCTCCCTTGcaaaaggccggaagctcatcaCTAGGCTCCTTCAGGTTCTCATCCCTGGTAGTGAGCTTATGCGAATAGTGTGCATGACCATTTTCCGTTACTTGAGATTCTTGTTTGGTGGTCTTTCTGCTGATCTGGAAGCAGCTGAGACAACTAATGACCTTGCAAAGACAGTTTCCGTGTGTGTTAATGGCATGGATCTTCGTGCACTTAGTGCATGCCTTGTTGCAGTTGTTTGTTCTTCAGAGCAACCACCACTTAGGCCTCTTGGAAGCCCTGCTGGGGATGGTGCTTCTGTTATCATAAAATCAGTTCTTGAAAGGGCCAGTCAACTTCTAAGTCATCCCTCTGGAAATTGCAGCATGCCTAATTATACTCTCTGGAGGGCTTCATTCGATGAATTTTTCGCCCTTCTTACCAAGTACTGTGTTAGTAAATATGAGACAATAATCCAATCAATACATAACCAGCCTCAGCCCACCACAGAAGTCATCGGTTCAGAGGCTATAAGGCGTGAAATGCCTTGTGAACTTCTACGAGCTAGTCTTCCTCACACTAATGAATCCCAGAAGAAGCTTTTGATAGACTTTTCTCAGCGTTCGGTGCCCATGAACGGATCCAATTCGCCTGCTGGGAGTACTAGCCGAATCAACTCTGAATCGGTAAGGGTCTAA
- the LOC107954859 gene encoding protein PAT1 homolog 1 isoform X2, with translation MWHTTYYQACMLLNRVVTGPRHPGVIGDRSGSFSRESSSATDWAVDGEHLNWMDQHMFETEDSQESKRWSSQPQLTSARFTESKPLYRTSSYPQQLPEPHFSIEPIVEPKPSIFTSFPPPGSRCQQSSPGNLKVPVLTSGSPSPFSAASLSSLSNSSLHLAGLSHGLHFGGNLSQLTSPGPSFSSMSLNHWVNQSGLLHGERAGLLHLMLQQQIPRQNGLLFPQLMSPQQQRIHHSVQPSLAHFAALQSQVYKSHPSHKMMLGLADLREHRTKSSQRNRQSMRLSQQSSDAGSQKSESGLVQFRSKYMTGEEIESILKMQHAATHGNDPYVDDYYHQACVAKRSSGSRAKHHFYPSHPKESHSRTRNSGEQHLHHHVDALGKVPLSSIRRPRPLLEVDPPLGSGDGSDQKTERPLEQEPMLAARITIEDGLYLLLEIDDIDRLIQFSQPQDGGAQLKRRRQILLEGMAASLQLVDPLSKGGHAVSCAPKDDIVFLRLVSLAKGRKLITRLLQVLIPGSELMRIVCMTIFRYLRFLFGGLSADLEAAETTNDLAKTVSVCVNGMDLRALSACLVAVVCSSEQPPLRPLGSPAGDGASVIIKSVLERASQLLSHPSGNCSMPNYTLWRASFDEFFALLTKYCVSKYETIIQSIHNQPQPTTEVIGSEAIRREMPCELLRASLPHTNESQKKLLIDFSQRSVPMNGSNSPAGSTSRINSESVRV, from the exons ATGTGGCACACCACTTATTATCAGGCTTGTATGCTG TTGAATAGGGTTGTCACAGGACCAAGACATCCAGGAGTTATTGGTGATAGATCCGGTTCTTTTTCAAGGGAAA GTTCATCTGCTACTGACTGGGCTGTAGATGGAGAGCATTTAAACTGGATGGATCAGCATATGTTCGAAACAGAAGATTCCCAAGAAAGCAAAAGATGGTCCTCACAGCCACAACTGACTTCTGCTCGTTTTACAGAATCAAAGCCATTGTATAGAACTTCGTCATATCCCCAGCAGCTGCCAGAGCCTCACTTCTCAATTGAACCAATTGTTGAGCCCAAACCATCAATCTTCACATCTTTCCCTCCTCCTGGTAGCAGATGCCAACAATCTTCACCTGGCAACCTAAAAGTTCCAGTTCTTACTAGTGGATCTCCATCACCCTTCTCTGCAGCAAGCCTCTCTTCATTGTCCAACTCCAGTCTTCATCTGGCTGGTCTATCTCATGGATTACATTTTGGTGGTAATTTGTCCCAGTTAACATCTCCTGGCCCATCTTTTAGTAGTATGTCGCTAAACCATTGGGTTAACCAGTCTGGTCTACTACATGGAGAACGTGCTGGTCTTTTGCATCTTATGTTGCAACAGCAAATACCTCGTCAAAATGGCCTATTGTTCCCACAGTTAATGTCACCTCAACAGCAGAGAATACACCATTCAGTTCAACCATCTTTGGCACATTTTGCTGCATTGCAATCTCAAGTGTATAAATCTCATCCTTCACATAAAATGATGCTTGGACTGGCTGATCTTAGGGAACATCGGACTAAATCATCACAAAGAAACAGGCAGAGCATGCGTTTGTCTCAGCAAAGTTCTGATGCTGGTAGCCAGAAAAGTGAGAGTGGGTTGGTTCAATTCAGATCCAAGTATATGACTGGTGAAGAGATAGAGAGTATTCTCAAGATGCAGCATGCCGCCACGCATGGTAACGATCCTTATGTAGATGATTATTACCACCAAGCTTGTGTTGCCAAAAGATCTTCTGGATCCAGGGCTAAACATCATTTTTACCCATCTCACCCAAAAGAATCACATTCTCGAACCCGTAACAGTGGAGAGCAGCATTTGCATCACCATGTTGATGCACTCGGGAAGGTCCCCCTCTCTTCCATTCGTAGACCCCGTCCTCTACTTGAAGTTGATCCTCCCTTGGGCTCAGGTGATGGTTCTGATCAGAAAACTGAGAGGCCTCTGGAGCAGGAACCTATGCTTGCAGCTAGAATCACCATTGAAGATGGTCTCTACCTTCTTCTTGAAATAGATGATATTGACCGGCTCATACAATTCAGTCAGCCCCAAGATGGTGGGGCTCAGCTCAAAAGGAGGCGGCAGATCCTGCTTGAAGGTATGGCAGCATCACTTCAGCTTGTTGATCCGCTTAGCAAAGGTGGGCATGCAGTTAGCTGTGCTCCCAAAGACGACATCGTGTTCCTAAGATTAGTCTCCCTTGcaaaaggccggaagctcatcaCTAGGCTCCTTCAGGTTCTCATCCCTGGTAGTGAGCTTATGCGAATAGTGTGCATGACCATTTTCCGTTACTTGAGATTCTTGTTTGGTGGTCTTTCTGCTGATCTGGAAGCAGCTGAGACAACTAATGACCTTGCAAAGACAGTTTCCGTGTGTGTTAATGGCATGGATCTTCGTGCACTTAGTGCATGCCTTGTTGCAGTTGTTTGTTCTTCAGAGCAACCACCACTTAGGCCTCTTGGAAGCCCTGCTGGGGATGGTGCTTCTGTTATCATAAAATCAGTTCTTGAAAGGGCCAGTCAACTTCTAAGTCATCCCTCTGGAAATTGCAGCATGCCTAATTATACTCTCTGGAGGGCTTCATTCGATGAATTTTTCGCCCTTCTTACCAAGTACTGTGTTAGTAAATATGAGACAATAATCCAATCAATACATAACCAGCCTCAGCCCACCACAGAAGTCATCGGTTCAGAGGCTATAAGGCGTGAAATGCCTTGTGAACTTCTACGAGCTAGTCTTCCTCACACTAATGAATCCCAGAAGAAGCTTTTGATAGACTTTTCTCAGCGTTCGGTGCCCATGAACGGATCCAATTCGCCTGCTGGGAGTACTAGCCGAATCAACTCTGAATCGGTAAGGGTCTAA